Proteins encoded by one window of Ktedonobacterales bacterium:
- a CDS encoding Uma2 family endonuclease, with protein sequence MMQHETLTLWGEVVTDAPYPMSFEEFERLPDDGWHYELVRGRLIRMPPPGGQHAKIAAKLMAALLTYAEQSNLGDVLGEMGFRLQIPGESKPIELEPDISFVRTGRAPAPDSPEYPKAWSLAPDLTVEIASPDQYRPEMAEKARQYLAAGVRIVWVLWPKRQQVDVWRAGYDIPIDTLALNEALDGLEVLPGFSYPLSKLF encoded by the coding sequence ATGATGCAGCACGAGACCCTAACCCTGTGGGGCGAGGTCGTCACTGACGCCCCCTATCCAATGAGCTTTGAGGAATTCGAGCGCCTGCCAGATGATGGCTGGCATTATGAATTAGTGCGAGGGAGATTAATTCGTATGCCCCCACCAGGAGGTCAGCATGCTAAGATCGCAGCAAAATTGATGGCTGCACTGCTCACCTATGCAGAGCAATCGAACCTGGGGGACGTGCTGGGCGAGATGGGCTTTCGCCTGCAAATACCTGGTGAATCAAAGCCAATCGAACTAGAACCGGATATATCCTTTGTGCGAACTGGACGTGCGCCAGCCCCGGATAGTCCAGAATACCCCAAAGCCTGGAGCCTGGCCCCTGACCTGACCGTAGAGATAGCTTCACCCGATCAATACCGACCTGAGATGGCCGAGAAGGCCCGACAGTACCTGGCCGCTGGCGTGCGCATCGTCTGGGTTCTCTGGCCGAAGCGTCAGCAAGTGGATGTCTGGCGCGCTGGCTACGACATACCCATTGATACCCTGGCGCTGAACGAGGCGCTGGATGGGCTGGAAGTGTTGCCCGGCTTCTCTTACCCCCTCTCAAAGCTCTTTTAA
- a CDS encoding intradiol ring-cleavage dioxygenase, translating into MSNNTEEQITQNVLDSMAHTPNPRLKAVMTSLITHLHTFIREVEPTQEEWALGIQFLTRIGQMCDDKRQEFILLSDTTGVTMLVDAINHRVADGATESTIFGPFYREGAAELPLGANISQDERGEPAVVTGRVLSTDGTPIPNALLDIWETNENGLYEQQDPEQPDMNLRGKFRTDSEGRFCFVAIKPVSYPIPDDGPVGQMLRAVGRHPYRPAHIHLLISAQGFAPVTTHLFVKGDQYLDSDAVFGTKDSLVVDFIRHDSAEEAARYHVKAPFYTVEYDFALRPLRQ; encoded by the coding sequence ATGAGCAACAACACCGAGGAGCAGATCACTCAGAATGTGCTAGACAGCATGGCACACACGCCAAACCCCAGGCTGAAAGCCGTGATGACCAGCCTCATCACGCATCTCCACACTTTTATTCGTGAGGTGGAACCCACCCAGGAAGAATGGGCATTGGGCATCCAGTTCCTCACCAGAATCGGCCAGATGTGCGACGATAAGCGCCAGGAGTTTATTCTGCTCTCCGACACCACCGGTGTCACCATGCTGGTAGACGCGATCAATCATCGCGTGGCCGATGGCGCGACAGAAAGCACCATCTTCGGCCCCTTCTATCGTGAAGGGGCGGCTGAGCTTCCACTGGGAGCCAACATCAGCCAGGATGAACGAGGCGAGCCTGCTGTTGTCACCGGACGTGTGCTTTCCACCGATGGCACGCCAATCCCCAACGCGCTGCTCGATATTTGGGAAACCAACGAGAACGGGCTGTATGAGCAGCAAGACCCCGAACAGCCCGACATGAATCTGCGCGGCAAGTTTCGCACCGATAGCGAAGGCCGCTTCTGCTTTGTAGCGATCAAGCCCGTCTCCTATCCCATTCCCGATGATGGTCCCGTTGGGCAGATGCTTCGCGCAGTGGGTCGGCATCCCTATCGGCCAGCGCACATTCACCTGCTCATTTCGGCGCAAGGCTTCGCGCCGGTCACAACGCACCTGTTTGTCAAAGGCGATCAGTACCTCGATTCGGATGCCGTCTTTGGGACCAAAGACTCGCTGGTCGTTGATTTTATTCGCCATGACTCGGCGGAAGAGGCCGCGCGCTATCACGTCAAAGCGCCTTTTTACACCGTCGAATATGATTTCGCCTTAAGACCGCTCCGCCAGTAG
- a CDS encoding TIM barrel protein, protein MEKYGYRFSFGPWNIHEGADPFGPPVRPPRDFESKLAVFTELGFDAVQFHDDDAVPGLDDLSAAQIHERARAMRQKLADQGLEAEFVAPRLWEHAMTVDGAFTANDARAREYAIERAKKAIDISHVLGTNLLVLWLAREGTYLREAKDARRATDQLLEAINALLEYDPQVRIAIEPKPNEPMDLAYIPTIGHGLALSGQASDPARVGVLMESAHAILAGLDPSDEIAFALSFNKLWSVHLNDQNGPKYDQDRSFGSVDLRRAFNQVRVLDSNRYWTIGMVGLDVKAIRTQPALLATKHLRNSLRAFLRLVEVVRSVDEQTVNALIKERDYEELDWLILNSLMGR, encoded by the coding sequence ATGGAAAAGTACGGCTATCGCTTTTCGTTCGGTCCCTGGAATATTCACGAGGGCGCTGACCCCTTTGGGCCGCCGGTCCGGCCTCCACGTGACTTCGAGAGCAAACTGGCGGTCTTCACAGAACTGGGCTTCGATGCCGTACAGTTCCACGATGACGATGCCGTCCCCGGCCTGGATGACCTTTCGGCGGCGCAAATCCACGAGCGAGCGCGAGCCATGCGCCAGAAGTTGGCTGATCAAGGGCTGGAAGCCGAATTTGTCGCGCCGCGCCTCTGGGAGCATGCCATGACTGTTGACGGCGCTTTCACTGCAAACGACGCCAGAGCCAGGGAGTACGCCATTGAGCGCGCCAAAAAAGCCATAGACATCAGCCATGTCCTGGGAACCAATCTGCTGGTGCTGTGGCTGGCCCGCGAGGGAACCTATCTGCGCGAAGCCAAAGATGCCCGCCGCGCTACAGATCAGTTGCTGGAAGCAATCAACGCTCTACTGGAGTATGACCCGCAGGTGCGCATCGCCATCGAGCCAAAACCCAACGAGCCAATGGACCTGGCCTACATCCCAACCATCGGGCATGGCCTGGCCCTGAGCGGTCAGGCAAGCGATCCCGCCAGGGTGGGCGTCTTGATGGAGTCGGCGCATGCCATTCTGGCGGGGCTGGACCCTTCAGACGAAATCGCCTTCGCCCTGTCTTTTAATAAGCTCTGGAGCGTGCATCTCAACGATCAGAACGGCCCCAAATATGACCAGGACCGCTCCTTTGGCTCGGTTGATCTGCGCCGGGCGTTCAATCAAGTGCGCGTGCTGGACAGCAATCGCTACTGGACAATAGGAATGGTTGGCCTGGATGTCAAAGCCATTCGCACGCAGCCCGCGCTGCTGGCGACCAAACACCTGCGCAACAGCCTGCGCGCCTTCCTGCGGCTGGTCGAAGTCGTTCGCTCGGTAGATGAGCAAACGGTGAACGCGCTCATCAAAGAACGCGACTACGAAGAGCTTGACTGGCTCATCCTCAACTCGTTGATGGGCCGCTAA
- a CDS encoding carbohydrate kinase family protein — protein MVERPIAIAGHCCVDIIPAFEAAAGKENAVLTPGKLTHVGPARFATGGPVPNVGLALHRLGVPPRLFGKVGDDLLGGVLLDLLRRLDPELAARMIVAPGEPTSYSVVISPPGVDRIFLHCPGVNDTYAAADLAAADLEGARFLHFGYPPLMRRIYQENGRELVTMLERARRQGVTTSLDMALPDPASEAGQVDWAAFLRRVLPQVALFLPSAEELLFMLDRPRFGVLQARAHGNIVLSMDGDTLARLAEACLAFGAAVVALKLGDQGLYLRTTADRQRLGSAGRGISGDQQEWRGRELLAPCFQAHVVGTTGAGDATIAGFLASLLDGARPEAALRGAVAVGACSVEAADASSAVPAWEVVQQRIAEGARAAQGGWRQCAVSLALPGWRWDAIEGIWYGPRDQRAAA, from the coding sequence ATGGTCGAGCGTCCTATAGCCATTGCCGGGCATTGCTGTGTGGACATCATCCCAGCGTTTGAGGCTGCCGCTGGGAAAGAGAATGCTGTCCTTACCCCTGGGAAGCTGACACATGTTGGCCCGGCGCGCTTTGCGACTGGCGGGCCGGTTCCCAATGTGGGTCTGGCGCTGCATCGCCTGGGCGTGCCACCGCGTCTCTTCGGCAAAGTAGGCGACGATTTGCTGGGTGGCGTGCTGCTGGACTTGCTGCGCCGCCTGGACCCCGAACTGGCTGCCAGGATGATCGTCGCGCCCGGCGAGCCAACGTCGTACAGCGTTGTCATCAGCCCGCCGGGCGTGGACCGCATCTTCTTACACTGCCCAGGCGTCAACGATACCTATGCGGCGGCTGATCTGGCGGCGGCGGACCTGGAGGGCGCGCGTTTCCTGCATTTCGGCTATCCACCGCTGATGCGGCGCATCTATCAGGAGAATGGGCGGGAGTTGGTCACGATGCTGGAGCGCGCGCGCCGCCAGGGCGTGACCACTTCGCTGGATATGGCGCTGCCCGATCCGGCATCCGAGGCTGGGCAGGTTGATTGGGCGGCCTTCTTGCGACGGGTCTTGCCCCAGGTCGCTCTCTTTCTGCCGAGCGCCGAGGAGTTACTGTTTATGCTGGACCGTCCCAGGTTTGGAGTGTTGCAGGCGCGCGCTCATGGGAACATCGTCCTGAGCATGGACGGTGATACGCTGGCGCGGCTGGCTGAGGCGTGCCTGGCGTTTGGCGCGGCGGTTGTGGCGTTGAAGCTGGGCGACCAGGGGCTGTACCTGCGCACGACGGCTGATCGGCAACGGCTGGGCAGCGCGGGCCGGGGAATCAGCGGCGATCAGCAGGAGTGGCGCGGGCGCGAACTGCTTGCCCCCTGCTTCCAGGCGCATGTGGTGGGTACGACGGGCGCGGGGGACGCGACTATCGCCGGTTTCCTGGCGAGTCTGCTAGACGGCGCAAGACCAGAGGCGGCGCTGCGTGGCGCTGTGGCGGTGGGCGCGTGCAGCGTCGAAGCAGCCGACGCGAGCAGCGCGGTGCCAGCCTGGGAAGTGGTGCAGCAGCGCATTGCTGAAGGGGCGCGCGCAGCCCAGGGAGGCTGGCGGCAATGCGCTGTGTCGCTCGCGCTGCCCGGCTGGCGGTGGGACGCAATAGAGGGTATCTGGTATGGGCCGCGCGATCAGCGCGCTGCGGCTTAA
- a CDS encoding MFS transporter — MSANTTTPRLAALRHRDFRLFWGGELISSTGSQMQVVAINWHVYQLLQGTTYTPTFFGHQVSVSAGALGLGLLGLVRVFPIITFALLGGLLADRFDRRKLILWCNIGSVAIAAVLAAITLTGHITLIALYLLTAAGIAIEAFDEPAQNSLVPQLVPREHLTNAVSLNSLIWMIGTIIGPALAGVTIAHLAIGLVYALNALSFVAVFGAVWALRYRGQAGVERSEISWRSLAEGLRFVRGTRLIWGTMLVDFYATFFSSARTMLPIVADRVLHVGVQGYGLLATAQPVGAVSTGVILSLRRDVRRQGLTMLGSVAAYGLATALFGLSPFFALSYLLFGLTGAGDTVSTIIRATIRHTLTPDYVRGRMSSIHMLLADAGPQLGELEAGLVAAFLGAPFAIVTGGLATFLLTGWIAWRWAALRRYTSPLQEKARSIAEADKENVLNV, encoded by the coding sequence GTGAGCGCGAACACGACTACGCCTCGCCTGGCGGCCCTGCGGCATCGGGACTTCCGGCTCTTTTGGGGCGGCGAACTGATCTCTTCTACCGGCTCGCAGATGCAGGTGGTGGCGATCAACTGGCACGTCTATCAACTGCTGCAAGGGACAACCTATACCCCCACATTCTTTGGGCATCAAGTATCCGTGAGCGCCGGGGCGCTGGGGCTGGGCCTGCTGGGATTGGTGCGCGTCTTCCCTATCATCACCTTCGCGCTGCTCGGCGGGCTGCTGGCAGATCGCTTTGATCGCCGCAAACTGATTCTATGGTGCAATATTGGCTCGGTGGCTATCGCCGCTGTGCTGGCAGCAATTACATTGACGGGGCATATTACGCTGATCGCGCTCTATCTGCTGACGGCAGCCGGTATCGCTATCGAGGCGTTCGATGAGCCTGCCCAAAACTCGCTTGTGCCTCAACTGGTCCCCCGCGAGCATCTGACCAACGCCGTGAGCCTGAACTCGCTGATCTGGATGATCGGCACGATCATTGGCCCGGCGCTGGCAGGCGTGACCATCGCTCATCTGGCGATTGGTCTGGTCTATGCCCTCAATGCCCTTTCGTTTGTGGCGGTCTTTGGCGCGGTGTGGGCGCTGCGCTATCGTGGGCAGGCAGGCGTAGAGCGATCCGAGATTAGCTGGCGCTCGCTGGCGGAGGGTCTGCGCTTTGTACGGGGCACGCGGCTAATCTGGGGTACGATGCTGGTTGACTTTTACGCGACCTTCTTTTCGTCGGCGCGAACGATGCTGCCCATCGTGGCGGATCGCGTGCTGCATGTGGGCGTGCAGGGCTATGGGCTGCTGGCGACGGCTCAGCCGGTGGGGGCTGTCTCGACGGGCGTCATTCTGTCGCTGCGTCGGGACGTTCGGCGGCAAGGCTTGACGATGCTGGGAAGTGTGGCGGCCTATGGGCTGGCGACGGCGCTTTTCGGGCTTTCGCCGTTTTTCGCGCTTTCGTATCTTCTCTTTGGCCTGACGGGCGCAGGCGATACGGTCTCTACGATTATTCGGGCGACGATTCGCCACACGCTGACGCCCGATTACGTGCGGGGGCGTATGTCGAGCATCCATATGCTCCTGGCAGACGCTGGCCCGCAACTGGGCGAGCTAGAGGCCGGGCTGGTGGCGGCTTTTTTGGGCGCGCCCTTTGCTATCGTGACCGGCGGGCTGGCAACCTTCCTGCTGACAGGCTGGATTGCGTGGCGCTGGGCCGCGCTGCGCCGCTATACGAGTCCGCTGCAAGAGAAGGCGCGCAGCATCGCTGAGGCTGATAAGGAAAATGTCCTGAACGTTTGA
- a CDS encoding ClbS/DfsB family four-helix bundle protein gives MEALLDKTTILDTIETEYKAFADLLAPLDGWQLTTPGVIGAWSIKDLLAHLTVWQKHLLMLLRETLEGTEPAPLDDHSVSDEMGYWDEQFYAAAKARPLNEVWAAFHATYAQVKQAIEALSEETLKDPRKFAWLDGEALQQIIASETYEHYNDHALAVHVWLADAE, from the coding sequence ATGGAAGCACTGCTGGACAAAACGACCATCCTCGACACGATAGAGACTGAGTATAAAGCGTTTGCCGATCTGCTGGCTCCGCTGGATGGGTGGCAACTGACTACCCCTGGGGTTATCGGCGCGTGGTCCATCAAAGACCTGCTGGCGCATCTTACGGTCTGGCAGAAGCATCTCTTGATGCTCCTGCGGGAGACTCTTGAGGGGACGGAGCCAGCGCCGCTGGATGATCATTCGGTATCTGATGAGATGGGGTATTGGGATGAGCAATTTTATGCAGCGGCGAAAGCGCGCCCGCTGAACGAGGTGTGGGCCGCGTTTCACGCTACGTATGCCCAGGTGAAGCAAGCGATTGAGGCGCTCAGCGAGGAGACGCTCAAAGACCCCAGGAAGTTTGCCTGGCTGGATGGAGAGGCGCTTCAGCAGATTATCGCTTCCGAGACCTACGAACACTATAACGACCACGCTCTAGCCGTTCACGTCTGGCTCGCAGATGCGGAGTGA
- a CDS encoding oxygenase MpaB family protein, with protein sequence MNIDPIRLIRWVTGTNLPDDLSLSDTDPDPGIMGPDSLTWRLHQEQWLILGGARAFLMQAAHPKVAQGALDHSAYAEDPFGRVYRTVMAMSVFLVGTTHEVNTTARYINRLHATVTGTINQASAGRHPVGEPYSGMDPDALLWVQVVFVDSMLSAYQSFVGPLSEAEREQYWQESLRYARRLGLTDAILPASYTAMQAYLREAIASGEVAVSPGARTVAQTVLYPPLPWYRRPFWGVVRLITGGQLPPALRHGYGMRWSWTRQIAFKLVSGALRLMRRLFPRSLGRSVLVNFAQRRARGELVNEQTKTPSSVVGV encoded by the coding sequence ATGAACATTGACCCCATTCGCCTGATTCGCTGGGTAACGGGTACAAATCTGCCCGACGATTTATCCCTCAGCGACACTGACCCCGACCCTGGCATCATGGGGCCGGACTCTCTTACCTGGCGGCTTCATCAAGAGCAGTGGCTCATTCTGGGCGGCGCGCGCGCCTTTCTGATGCAGGCCGCGCATCCCAAAGTAGCCCAGGGCGCGCTCGACCACAGCGCCTACGCCGAAGACCCCTTTGGCCGCGTCTACCGCACCGTCATGGCAATGAGCGTCTTCCTGGTCGGCACAACCCACGAAGTCAATACGACGGCGCGCTACATCAATCGCCTGCACGCGACAGTGACCGGCACAATCAACCAGGCCAGCGCCGGACGGCATCCGGTGGGCGAGCCGTACAGCGGCATGGACCCTGACGCGCTGCTCTGGGTGCAGGTGGTCTTCGTTGATAGCATGCTCAGCGCCTATCAATCCTTCGTCGGCCCGCTCTCTGAGGCCGAGCGCGAGCAATACTGGCAAGAATCCCTGCGCTATGCCCGGCGGCTGGGCCTCACCGATGCCATCCTGCCAGCCAGCTACACTGCTATGCAAGCCTATCTGCGCGAAGCCATTGCTTCCGGCGAAGTGGCCGTCAGCCCTGGAGCGCGCACCGTTGCGCAGACCGTCCTCTATCCTCCGCTGCCCTGGTATCGCCGCCCGTTCTGGGGAGTCGTGCGCTTGATTACCGGCGGGCAACTACCGCCAGCACTCCGGCACGGCTATGGCATGCGCTGGAGTTGGACGCGCCAGATAGCATTTAAGCTGGTTTCTGGCGCGCTGCGCCTGATGCGCCGCCTCTTTCCCCGCTCGCTGGGCCGCTCCGTTTTGGTGAACTTCGCCCAACGGCGCGCGCGTGGTGAGTTAGTCAACGAGCAGACTAAAACACCCAGCAGCGTCGTTGGCGTATAA
- a CDS encoding PHP domain-containing protein: MLATDAAIDLQLHTTYSDGTWAPEQLIEYLVSEQFGLVAITDHERVDTVAALQQLAAEKQLSMLAAVEMSTRWRDEPVDVLCYGFDPAKNELNDLARDVIRRQTENTREVYKNLWRKGYLSSHRQEGEKGDADEALLFPELRRLLETPSAQQPHELVALIKQQGYEDASLGQMLTDAGFEWEVNDIAEVAHAAHRSGAVCLIAHPGRGEGYIRFDVRLLNELRQEVPIDGLEVYYPAHTPEQIALYLEYAEKHHLLVSSGSDSHGPAKKPIKYPAALSRRLLERLGIQIA; the protein is encoded by the coding sequence ATGCTTGCTACTGATGCGGCCATTGACCTGCAACTGCACACCACCTACAGCGATGGTACCTGGGCGCCTGAGCAGTTGATTGAGTATCTGGTGAGCGAACAATTCGGCCTGGTTGCCATCACCGATCACGAGCGGGTGGATACAGTTGCCGCGCTGCAACAGCTTGCGGCGGAAAAGCAGCTTTCCATGCTCGCGGCGGTGGAAATGAGCACCAGGTGGAGAGATGAGCCAGTTGATGTCCTCTGTTATGGGTTTGATCCAGCAAAGAACGAGTTGAACGACCTGGCGCGAGATGTGATACGCCGCCAGACCGAAAATACCAGGGAAGTGTATAAGAATCTCTGGCGAAAAGGCTATCTCTCTTCTCATCGGCAAGAGGGAGAAAAGGGGGATGCAGACGAGGCGCTGCTGTTCCCTGAACTGCGGCGACTCTTGGAAACACCGAGCGCGCAGCAGCCTCATGAACTGGTGGCCCTTATAAAACAACAGGGCTATGAAGATGCCTCTCTAGGGCAGATGCTCACAGACGCAGGGTTCGAGTGGGAAGTTAATGACATTGCTGAAGTGGCTCATGCTGCTCATCGCAGTGGGGCGGTGTGTCTCATCGCCCATCCTGGACGGGGAGAGGGATATATACGGTTTGATGTCCGCCTGCTGAATGAGCTTCGCCAGGAGGTACCCATAGACGGTCTTGAGGTGTATTATCCCGCGCATACACCAGAACAGATCGCTCTGTATCTGGAGTATGCCGAGAAGCACCACTTGCTTGTCAGCTCAGGTTCAGACTCACATGGGCCAGCTAAGAAACCGATCAAATACCCGGCAGCCCTGAGCCGAAGGCTGCTGGAACGTCTTGGTATCCAGATCGCGTAG
- a CDS encoding pentapeptide repeat-containing protein, whose product MQQPALTPQQEAIREIRARYEQGNISFDHFEYALNALIQAQTPEECRGIVQELSTLKNTALDALTPPTAPASVSMPRQVQLITVLGELKRMRRPWKMGQRTRVLMGIGSLKLDLRMATIPPQALLEVYSLIGEAKIYVPRNIHVTVRQFILIGENKALGEERNGIFSMLEEEEFPAEGPDAASAPHLTIHQMMLIGSAQIIPSGGPGTLFSGLGARLSGLGEDLQGIDLRGANLEGADLSGKNLEGAKLIGANLRGVDFHGANLRKANLLGANLEEANLSGADLTQAKLFGVNLNGANLTGASLGGANLRGTNLEGAIAFGAQSASAPPSLPQPR is encoded by the coding sequence ATGCAGCAACCGGCATTGACACCCCAACAAGAGGCGATCCGCGAGATACGCGCACGCTACGAGCAGGGCAATATCTCGTTCGACCATTTTGAATATGCTCTGAACGCCTTGATTCAGGCGCAAACCCCGGAGGAATGTCGGGGCATTGTTCAGGAATTATCCACATTAAAAAACACCGCTCTGGACGCGCTCACCCCTCCAACTGCGCCTGCGTCTGTGAGCATGCCGCGCCAGGTGCAGTTGATCACCGTCCTCGGAGAGTTAAAGCGCATGCGGCGTCCCTGGAAGATGGGGCAGCGCACCCGCGTGCTGATGGGCATCGGCTCGCTCAAGCTCGATCTCCGCATGGCAACCATCCCACCGCAAGCACTGCTGGAGGTCTATTCGCTGATTGGCGAAGCCAAAATCTATGTACCTCGCAACATCCATGTGACTGTGCGGCAGTTCATCTTGATTGGGGAGAATAAAGCCCTGGGCGAAGAACGCAATGGCATCTTTAGCATGCTCGAAGAAGAAGAGTTTCCGGCGGAAGGTCCAGACGCCGCCTCCGCGCCACATCTCACCATTCATCAGATGATGCTGATCGGCTCGGCTCAGATAATCCCCTCTGGCGGCCCAGGAACCTTGTTCAGCGGACTCGGCGCCAGGCTGAGCGGGCTGGGGGAAGACTTGCAGGGCATTGATCTGCGCGGGGCGAATCTGGAGGGCGCTGATCTCAGCGGCAAGAATCTGGAGGGCGCGAAACTGATTGGGGCCAACCTGCGCGGCGTTGATTTCCACGGAGCGAATCTGAGGAAGGCTAACCTGCTGGGGGCCAATCTGGAGGAAGCCAATCTCAGCGGGGCAGACCTGACCCAAGCGAAGCTGTTTGGGGTTAACCTGAACGGGGCAAACTTGACCGGGGCGAGCCTGGGTGGGGCTAATTTGCGCGGAACCAACCTGGAGGGCGCCATAGCATTCGGCGCGCAGAGCGCATCTGCTCCGCCTTCACTGCCGCAGCCGCGTTAA
- a CDS encoding DUF2180 family protein yields MNCYLCLRAGVSTSAAAVCRSCGAACCIDHLEERTHAGHGPGMQPMLAPRVEILCERCAALQPALFSAARRKAPGDVGASTALTPEARRTLPDAQEAITTIEDLLGLERAEMPAPRKGWRRFFGRYK; encoded by the coding sequence ATGAACTGTTACCTGTGCCTGCGCGCTGGCGTTTCGACATCGGCGGCAGCGGTCTGCCGAAGCTGTGGGGCCGCCTGCTGTATTGACCACCTGGAGGAGCGAACCCACGCCGGACATGGCCCCGGCATGCAGCCAATGCTGGCGCCGCGCGTAGAGATTCTCTGTGAACGATGCGCGGCGTTGCAGCCCGCGCTTTTCTCGGCTGCCCGCCGGAAAGCGCCAGGAGACGTGGGCGCTTCCACCGCGCTCACGCCGGAGGCAAGGCGCACTCTGCCCGATGCTCAAGAGGCAATCACTACGATTGAAGACCTGCTGGGCCTGGAACGCGCCGAAATGCCAGCGCCTCGCAAGGGTTGGAGACGCTTCTTCGGGCGCTACAAATAA
- a CDS encoding CGNR zinc finger domain-containing protein, protein MSASETAEAHLDLVGGRLCLDFINTADSHASDHPEEHLTSYAELVAWSQRTNILSEEEGQLLLAEAAQRPIDALAILQEAGVFREVLFRIFLAALAGKTPGTDDLVIFNNTRAQALSRSEIAPTASGFAWHWKVSKQTLGWMLWPVALSAAELLLSPDLKQVRECSSPDCGWLFLDTSKNHTRRWCTMESCGNRDKARRHYQRKRQSVQTQARKPQVSDYS, encoded by the coding sequence ATGAGCGCATCAGAAACAGCAGAGGCGCATCTCGATCTTGTAGGAGGGCGGCTTTGCCTCGATTTCATCAACACCGCAGATTCGCACGCCAGCGATCACCCGGAAGAGCATCTGACCAGCTACGCCGAACTGGTCGCCTGGAGCCAGCGCACGAACATTCTCAGCGAAGAGGAAGGCCAGCTTCTGCTCGCTGAAGCAGCCCAGCGGCCCATTGATGCGCTCGCCATCCTTCAGGAAGCCGGAGTCTTCCGCGAGGTGCTGTTTCGCATCTTCCTGGCAGCCCTGGCGGGCAAGACGCCCGGCACAGATGATCTCGTCATCTTCAACAACACACGCGCTCAAGCCCTGTCGCGCTCAGAGATCGCGCCAACTGCCAGCGGCTTTGCCTGGCACTGGAAGGTCAGCAAGCAGACCTTGGGCTGGATGCTCTGGCCGGTGGCACTCTCGGCAGCAGAACTGCTCCTCTCGCCCGACCTGAAACAAGTGAGAGAATGCTCCAGCCCTGATTGCGGCTGGCTCTTTCTGGACACCAGCAAGAACCACACGCGCCGCTGGTGTACGATGGAAAGCTGTGGCAACCGCGACAAGGCCCGCCGCCACTACCAGCGCAAACGCCAGAGCGTCCAGACACAGGCACGCAAGCCGCAGGTGAGCGACTACTCGTAA
- a CDS encoding winged helix DNA-binding domain-containing protein: protein MKHPFVLTWEQVCAWRLVQHHLSERVAFERLLEVAGALIGIQAQVLSSAELVLWARVQDMPSDTLSALLWKQRSLVKTWSMRGTLHLFDAAEFPLVAAALRTRHRITGAWLKYYNLSSEELLAIIERVRIALDGRCLTREQLAAEVARVTGLAQVEAVLRSGWGELLKPAAYHGYLCFGPKQEQHVTFVRPDQWIGSWQDYDADEMLITITRRYLATYGPATPEDFAHWWGSRYLREVREAFRRLGDEITEVSVDGWKAWALTSMIEQVGNLPLPPPARLLPGFDAYLIGVLPHIEHLLPGSVKDQISRQSGWISPVLLARGRIAGVWRHEKRSQRVVVRIDPFISLDAAIKGSIQEEADRLGVFLGAPAEVVYMENGLEASS from the coding sequence GTGAAGCACCCTTTTGTACTGACCTGGGAGCAAGTTTGCGCCTGGCGACTGGTGCAGCACCATCTCAGCGAGCGAGTGGCCTTTGAGCGTCTGCTTGAAGTCGCGGGCGCGCTTATTGGTATTCAGGCCCAGGTGCTTTCGTCAGCGGAGCTTGTGCTGTGGGCGCGTGTGCAGGATATGCCATCAGATACGCTGTCAGCACTGCTCTGGAAGCAGCGTTCACTCGTCAAAACGTGGTCTATGCGCGGGACGCTACATCTATTCGATGCCGCAGAGTTTCCGCTGGTGGCCGCTGCGCTGCGAACTCGCCACCGTATTACGGGCGCGTGGCTGAAATATTACAACCTCAGCAGCGAGGAGCTTCTGGCGATCATTGAGAGGGTGAGGATCGCGCTTGATGGACGCTGCCTGACCCGCGAGCAACTGGCGGCAGAAGTGGCCCGTGTTACCGGCCTGGCGCAGGTGGAAGCGGTACTGCGCTCCGGGTGGGGCGAACTGCTCAAGCCTGCGGCGTATCATGGCTATCTCTGTTTCGGGCCGAAGCAAGAGCAGCATGTGACCTTTGTTCGGCCTGACCAATGGATAGGCTCCTGGCAGGATTATGATGCGGATGAGATGCTAATCACGATTACGCGGCGTTATCTTGCCACGTATGGCCCGGCGACGCCTGAAGATTTTGCGCACTGGTGGGGGTCGAGGTATCTCCGCGAGGTTCGGGAGGCATTCCGTCGGCTTGGTGATGAGATCACGGAGGTTTCGGTTGACGGCTGGAAAGCGTGGGCGTTGACCTCGATGATCGAACAGGTGGGAAATCTGCCCCTTCCACCACCAGCGCGCCTGCTGCCTGGATTTGATGCCTACCTGATTGGTGTCCTTCCTCATATTGAGCATCTGCTCCCTGGTTCAGTCAAAGATCAGATTTCCCGGCAGTCGGGCTGGATTTCTCCGGTGCTGCTGGCGCGTGGTCGCATTGCTGGAGTCTGGCGGCACGAGAAGCGCAGCCAGCGGGTGGTGGTACGAATTGATCCCTTTATTTCGCTGGATGCCGCCATCAAGGGGAGTATCCAGGAGGAGGCTGATCGGTTGGGCGTCTTCCTCGGCGCTCCGGCTGAAGTAGTCTATATGGAAAATGGATTGGAGGCATCATCTTGA